The following proteins are encoded in a genomic region of bacterium:
- a CDS encoding T9SS type A sorting domain-containing protein — MGAGGQALPHANVRLKSISAGYNHALAAQSERLQEGYDPELPLPARPRLLPCFPNPFNAGTTITWELPAAADVRLRIHDLRGRLVRELVRGRYAAGRHHVTWDGTANDGRLLPAGLYLGRLETGDGHDFRSLTLLK; from the coding sequence ATGGGCGCCGGCGGGCAGGCGCTGCCGCACGCCAACGTCCGCCTCAAGTCCATCTCCGCCGGCTACAACCACGCCCTGGCGGCGCAGAGCGAGCGCCTGCAGGAAGGCTACGATCCCGAACTGCCGCTGCCGGCGCGCCCGCGCCTGCTGCCCTGCTTCCCCAACCCGTTCAATGCGGGCACCACGATCACCTGGGAACTGCCGGCGGCCGCCGACGTGCGCCTGCGCATCCACGATCTCCGCGGTCGCCTCGTGCGCGAACTGGTCCGCGGCCGGTATGCGGCGGGCCGCCACCATGTCACCTGGGACGGGACCGCGAACGACGGTCGCCTGCTGCCCGCCGGCCTCTACCTGGGCCGGCTGGAGACCGGGGACGGGCACGACTTCCGTTCGTTGACGCTCCTCAAATAG
- a CDS encoding HDOD domain-containing protein — protein MPQYVLRDLVSTTGDLAALPTTVVRLLDLLKDQTCAADKVAQVLDQDGAMTANVLKLSNSAFYGVRGTVGTTRQALVLLGNRAVLTLAFATGMVPVMRRNLTGYGIDRDRYWEHALTSAMTARWSWANWVRRSARVRPSLPAWCTTSACSHSTRTWPPTA, from the coding sequence TTGCCTCAATATGTGCTCCGTGACCTGGTCTCGACGACAGGCGACCTGGCGGCGTTGCCCACCACCGTCGTGCGCCTGCTGGACCTGCTCAAGGACCAGACGTGCGCTGCGGACAAGGTCGCGCAGGTGCTCGACCAGGACGGCGCCATGACGGCCAATGTCCTGAAGCTGTCCAACTCGGCCTTCTACGGCGTGCGCGGAACCGTCGGTACGACGCGGCAGGCGCTGGTGCTGCTCGGCAACCGGGCCGTGCTCACCCTGGCCTTCGCCACGGGGATGGTGCCGGTCATGCGCCGCAACCTGACCGGCTACGGCATCGACCGTGATCGCTATTGGGAGCACGCCCTGACCTCGGCGATGACGGCCAGGTGGTCATGGGCGAACTGGGTGCGCCGGAGCGCTCGTGTGAGGCCTTCACTGCCGGCCTGGTGCACGACATCGGCATGCTCGCACTCGACTCGCACCTGGCCACCAACGGCATGA
- a CDS encoding threonine/serine exporter family protein, producing the protein MPTVDPRIDFLIALGRALHENGIPAHRLEDTLSVAARRLDLRAEFFSTPTSLISAFGEPGSQQTSLARVTPGEMRLDRIVALDEVVEALWRGEISVEQAHVRLRDVATSPSPYGPALSVVALATASGTAALVFGTGAGRSSPPWWWDSSWACSAWPPSVRRPSGASTNSPRP; encoded by the coding sequence ATGCCAACCGTCGACCCCCGTATCGATTTCCTGATCGCCCTGGGCCGCGCGCTCCACGAGAACGGCATTCCTGCGCATCGCCTCGAGGACACGCTCAGCGTGGCGGCGCGTCGCCTGGACCTGCGTGCCGAGTTCTTCTCGACACCCACCTCGCTCATCTCCGCGTTCGGCGAGCCGGGCAGCCAGCAGACCTCGCTTGCCCGGGTGACGCCCGGCGAGATGCGGCTCGACCGCATCGTGGCGCTGGACGAGGTCGTCGAGGCGCTCTGGCGCGGCGAGATCAGCGTCGAACAGGCGCACGTGCGGTTGCGCGATGTCGCCACGTCGCCGTCGCCGTACGGCCCGGCACTCAGTGTCGTGGCCCTGGCGACGGCCTCGGGCACGGCCGCCCTCGTCTTCGGGACCGGGGCGGGGAGATCCTCGCCTCCGTGGTGGTGGGACTCATCGTGGGCGTGCTCGGCGTGGCCGCCCAGCGTTCGGAGACCGTCGGGCGCATCTACGAATTCGCCGCGGCCATGA
- a CDS encoding DUF342 domain-containing protein, whose amino-acid sequence MAGARASQKPASGGTATAEPAGMRAGAGDVSVYVTDDKLGVLLDCPDPLPVLDETVATVMEAFRKLKIPEYPDAELLTQMLAVCAHNGQALVAQPLIQGYDAEPSRDGRLEWARDFFVEGWEVDAETGAIDFWARLDNRAVTAGEWLLKLHPPVTGEPGLNVFGQKIAVGRPQKERMRCAKGVTQRDDEQGITWFEAEVSGRVRLNNGTLAVDDVYVVKGNLGLATGNIRHTGTLQIEGDIEQGVTIEVNGDVVVRGMIEPCNITTGGCLQVGGGIVGQEEFRICVGGSVQARYIRDANLDAIGDVTVGNEVSHAVIRTLGRVLVANGRIGGGTTIARAGITVGQAGAAGATGTVLVAGVDYLVEPTVARMEAELAEFEKRRGFLTAEMARLREMPSGESKEAVAAALGELVREAAALPGAITQATAAIKRYIDEAEAACHPEIAALKEVWSGTSIQLGEERMPVRASVRKPRLARLLNGRVRLLPLGEGNMPDTE is encoded by the coding sequence ATGGCCGGTGCACGCGCATCACAGAAACCTGCTTCGGGCGGCACGGCCACCGCCGAACCCGCCGGCATGCGCGCCGGCGCCGGCGACGTCAGCGTCTATGTCACGGACGACAAGCTCGGCGTGCTGCTGGATTGCCCCGACCCGCTTCCGGTGCTGGACGAAACCGTGGCCACCGTCATGGAAGCGTTCCGCAAGCTGAAGATCCCCGAATACCCCGATGCCGAGTTGCTCACGCAGATGCTCGCCGTCTGTGCGCATAACGGGCAGGCGCTGGTCGCGCAACCGCTCATCCAGGGCTACGACGCCGAACCGAGCCGTGACGGGCGCCTGGAATGGGCGCGCGATTTCTTTGTCGAGGGATGGGAAGTCGACGCCGAGACGGGCGCCATCGATTTCTGGGCAAGGCTCGACAACCGCGCCGTCACCGCCGGCGAATGGCTGCTGAAGCTGCATCCGCCGGTAACGGGCGAACCGGGACTCAACGTCTTCGGCCAGAAGATCGCGGTCGGACGACCGCAAAAGGAGCGAATGCGCTGCGCCAAGGGCGTGACGCAACGCGACGACGAACAGGGCATCACCTGGTTCGAGGCCGAGGTCTCCGGGCGCGTGCGTCTGAACAACGGCACGCTGGCCGTCGACGACGTCTACGTGGTCAAGGGCAACCTCGGGCTGGCGACCGGCAACATCCGCCACACCGGGACCCTGCAGATCGAGGGCGACATCGAACAGGGCGTGACCATCGAGGTCAACGGTGACGTTGTCGTGCGCGGCATGATCGAGCCGTGCAACATCACGACCGGCGGTTGCCTGCAGGTCGGTGGCGGCATTGTCGGGCAGGAAGAATTCCGCATCTGCGTCGGCGGCAGCGTGCAGGCACGATACATCCGTGACGCCAACCTCGATGCGATCGGCGACGTGACCGTGGGCAACGAGGTGTCCCACGCCGTGATCCGCACGCTCGGGCGCGTCCTGGTGGCCAACGGGCGCATCGGTGGCGGCACGACGATCGCGCGCGCGGGAATCACCGTGGGCCAGGCCGGTGCGGCCGGCGCCACGGGCACGGTGCTGGTGGCGGGCGTCGACTACCTGGTCGAGCCGACCGTGGCCAGGATGGAGGCTGAGCTCGCCGAATTCGAGAAGCGTCGCGGGTTCCTGACCGCCGAGATGGCCCGGCTCCGCGAGATGCCGAGCGGAGAATCCAAGGAGGCCGTCGCCGCCGCGCTGGGCGAACTGGTACGGGAAGCGGCAGCGCTACCGGGCGCAATCACCCAGGCGACCGCGGCGATCAAGCGCTATATCGACGAAGCCGAGGCGGCCTGTCATCCCGAGATCGCAGCACTCAAGGAAGTGTGGTCCGGCACGTCGATCCAGCTGGGCGAGGAACGCATGCCCGTGCGCGCGTCCGTGCGCAAGCCTCGCCTGGCGCGCCTGCTCAACGGCCGCGTCAGGCTGCTGCCGCTCGGCGAGGGCAACATGCCCGACACCGAGTGA
- a CDS encoding MFS transporter encodes MVPVCAGRRRHLAHRRRPAPQSRHPAALPAAPGLAAAPVHGRRYRLLLPPREDGRGSGRRHLRGRYRLELRRRCRRRGAPGRALGVAGGTRLRTRRADRQHDGVAPGRHLVLLVKAVTEVDDTARTAWCFYDWANSAFATSIMAALFPPFFRQLAIAGGRGESEATALWGYVTAGGLLLTALLSPPLGAAADARGDRKRRLAWFAGAGAVLTMLMATLGGAQWQAAALLFTAASLAFSLSIVFYEALLPHLATGAGLDALSARAYGLGYAGGGLLLVVNLAWVLKPGWFGLADAGQAVRLSFISVGVWWMLFTIPLLRRVPEPPSSGAPAGVLATLRRLRGTFNEIRSYPDLSLLLVAYWVYNDGIGTIVKMATAFGAEQGIGLTHLIGALVVTQAVGVPCSYAFAAAAKRHGARTLVLGALAGYTLIAVGALFLRTALHFYLLAAAVGVVQGGAQALSRSLFAAMVPRHRAAEFFGFFGASGRLAGVVGPLVFGLTAQAAGTSRVGVASLVVFFVAGGLLLWRVDPAAGNAAARRAERQAGWPVST; translated from the coding sequence ATGGTTCCTGTATGCGCAGGCCGCCGGCGGCATCTGGCACACCGGCGACGACCAGCGCCACAATCTCGGCATCCAGCTGCACTACCTGCTGCGCCAGGACTCGCAGCTGCGCCTGTTCACGGCCGTCGGTACCGCCTTCTACTACCACCGCGAGAAGACGGGCGTGGGTCCGGACGGCGACATCTACGCGGCCGGTACCGACTGGAACTACGGCGCCGGTGTCGGCGTCGAGGTGCTCCAGGGCGCGCGCTGGGCGTGGCTGGTGGAACTCGACTTCGTACACGAAGAGCGGACCGGCAACACGACGGTGTCGCCCCAGGCCGGCATCTCGTACTACTGGTGAAAGCCGTTACCGAAGTCGACGACACCGCGCGCACCGCCTGGTGCTTCTATGACTGGGCCAACTCGGCGTTCGCCACCTCGATCATGGCCGCCCTGTTCCCGCCCTTCTTCCGGCAGTTGGCCATTGCCGGCGGGCGCGGCGAGTCCGAGGCCACCGCCCTGTGGGGCTACGTGACGGCAGGTGGCCTGCTCCTGACGGCCCTCCTGTCGCCACCGCTCGGCGCGGCCGCCGATGCGCGCGGTGATCGCAAGCGCCGCCTGGCGTGGTTCGCGGGCGCCGGCGCCGTCCTGACCATGTTGATGGCTACCCTGGGCGGCGCGCAGTGGCAGGCCGCGGCGCTGCTGTTCACGGCCGCGAGCCTCGCGTTTTCCCTGTCCATCGTGTTCTACGAGGCGCTGCTGCCCCACCTGGCGACGGGGGCCGGGCTCGACGCCCTTTCGGCCCGCGCCTACGGCCTCGGCTACGCGGGCGGCGGGCTCCTGCTCGTCGTGAACCTGGCCTGGGTGCTCAAGCCGGGCTGGTTCGGGCTCGCCGACGCCGGGCAGGCCGTGCGCCTGTCCTTCATCAGCGTGGGTGTGTGGTGGATGTTGTTCACGATCCCGCTGCTGAGGCGCGTGCCCGAGCCTCCATCGTCGGGCGCGCCGGCCGGCGTGCTGGCGACGTTGCGACGCCTGCGCGGCACCTTCAACGAGATCCGCAGCTATCCCGACCTCAGCCTGCTGCTCGTCGCCTACTGGGTCTACAACGACGGGATCGGCACCATCGTCAAGATGGCCACGGCCTTCGGCGCCGAGCAGGGCATCGGCCTGACGCACCTGATCGGGGCGCTGGTGGTCACCCAGGCGGTGGGCGTGCCCTGCTCGTACGCCTTTGCCGCTGCCGCGAAACGGCACGGCGCGCGCACCCTGGTCCTGGGCGCCCTGGCCGGCTACACGCTGATCGCCGTCGGCGCGCTGTTCCTGCGCACGGCCCTGCACTTCTACCTGCTGGCGGCAGCCGTCGGCGTGGTGCAGGGCGGCGCGCAGGCACTGAGCCGCTCGCTCTTCGCGGCCATGGTGCCGCGGCACCGCGCCGCCGAGTTCTTCGGGTTCTTCGGCGCCAGCGGGCGGCTGGCCGGCGTGGTGGGGCCGCTGGTCTTCGGGCTGACGGCCCAGGCGGCCGGCACCAGCCGGGTTGGCGTCGCTTCGCTGGTGGTGTTCTTCGTGGCCGGCGGCCTGCTGCTGTGGCGGGTCGACCCGGCGGCGGGCAACGCGGCGGCGCGTCGAGCCGAGCGGCAGGCGGGTTGGCCGGTGTCGACCTGA
- a CDS encoding DUF819 family protein, whose amino-acid sequence MATLIPADSSWAIWAVLLTAAAFGLHVENTRVGRRLSGAILTMGFTFLLSNLGVIPADGVPAYDVVWGRLVPLAIPLLLLRADLRRILREAGPTLLAFGIGAVGSVLGTIVAFLVVPLGAEGWQLAAVFCATCIGGSMNYAAVSEIVGLRSGDLLSAGVAADNLVMAIYFLILFALPSFGWLARRYPRRLVEATPGSSALDSGRKAVNTMPDLRGTTTAVALGLVLCAISYGLAALTGWKGSGVLILTALTVTLATAAPGACARLAGSDVIGTFLMQIFFAVIGASANIGMVLKVGPVLFVFAAVILAIHLLVLLLGGMLMRLDLFELIIASNANVGGPTTAAAMAVARRWDTLVLPAILCGTLGYAVANFIGVAVGHWLKGL is encoded by the coding sequence CTGGCTACCCTGATTCCCGCCGACAGTTCCTGGGCGATCTGGGCGGTGCTGCTGACGGCGGCCGCCTTCGGCCTGCATGTCGAGAACACCCGCGTGGGCCGGCGGCTCAGCGGCGCCATCCTGACCATGGGCTTCACGTTCCTGCTCTCGAATCTCGGCGTGATCCCGGCCGACGGCGTTCCGGCCTACGACGTGGTCTGGGGCCGCCTGGTGCCGCTGGCGATCCCACTGCTGCTCCTGCGCGCCGACCTGCGGCGCATTCTCCGCGAGGCGGGCCCCACCCTGCTGGCGTTCGGCATCGGTGCCGTCGGCAGCGTCCTGGGGACGATCGTCGCCTTCCTCGTGGTGCCGCTCGGCGCGGAGGGCTGGCAGCTGGCGGCCGTGTTCTGCGCCACCTGCATCGGCGGTTCCATGAACTACGCCGCCGTCTCGGAGATCGTCGGGTTGCGCTCGGGCGACCTGCTGAGCGCCGGTGTCGCCGCCGACAACCTCGTGATGGCGATCTACTTCCTGATCCTGTTTGCGCTGCCCTCGTTCGGCTGGCTGGCACGACGCTACCCGCGCCGACTGGTGGAGGCAACGCCGGGCTCCTCCGCGCTCGACTCCGGCCGGAAGGCCGTCAACACGATGCCCGACCTGCGCGGCACGACCACGGCGGTGGCCCTGGGGCTCGTGCTTTGCGCCATCAGCTATGGACTGGCGGCGCTGACCGGCTGGAAGGGCAGCGGTGTGCTGATCCTCACGGCGTTGACCGTGACGCTGGCGACCGCGGCGCCGGGCGCCTGCGCCAGGCTGGCCGGCAGTGACGTGATCGGCACCTTCCTGATGCAGATCTTCTTCGCCGTGATCGGGGCCAGCGCCAACATCGGCATGGTTCTCAAGGTGGGACCGGTGCTTTTCGTCTTTGCCGCGGTGATCCTCGCCATCCACCTGCTGGTGCTGCTGCTGGGTGGCATGCTGATGCGGCTGGACCTGTTCGAGCTTATCATCGCTTCGAACGCGAACGTGGGCGGCCCGACGACCGCCGCGGCCATGGCCGTGGCGCGGCGCTGGGACACACTGGTGCTGCCGGCCATCCTCTGCGGCACGCTGGGCTATGCCGTGGCCAACTTCATCGGCGTGGCGGTCGGGCACTGGCTCAAGGGACTATAG
- a CDS encoding HDOD domain-containing protein: MGELGAPERSCEAFTAGLVHDIGMLALDSHLATNGMKLVPAFPLFNVNERERETLGFDHTDAGALLAENWGFPAPLAAAIRYHHRPWAAPHDKDLVLAVLVGDMVAQMAGDHLQAEAWPEELDYLAPWGIDADRLRLIVDSVTLAPEETLARATRPAGLPCQPSTPVSIS, from the coding sequence ATGGGCGAACTGGGTGCGCCGGAGCGCTCGTGTGAGGCCTTCACTGCCGGCCTGGTGCACGACATCGGCATGCTCGCACTCGACTCGCACCTGGCCACCAACGGCATGAAGCTGGTGCCGGCATTCCCCCTGTTCAACGTCAACGAGCGCGAACGCGAGACCCTCGGATTCGACCATACCGACGCCGGCGCGCTGCTGGCCGAGAACTGGGGCTTCCCGGCGCCACTCGCGGCAGCGATCAGGTACCATCACCGGCCCTGGGCGGCCCCGCACGACAAGGACCTGGTGCTGGCGGTCTTGGTGGGCGACATGGTGGCGCAGATGGCGGGCGATCACCTGCAGGCGGAAGCCTGGCCGGAGGAACTCGATTATCTTGCGCCCTGGGGCATTGACGCCGATCGTCTGCGCCTGATCGTCGATTCGGTGACCCTTGCGCCGGAGGAGACCCTGGCCCGCGCCACGCGCCCGGCCGGACTGCCATGCCAACCGTCGACCCCCGTATCGATTTCCTGA
- a CDS encoding pentapeptide repeat-containing protein, whose product MPSSRPAFSKDPLYQLLRSDDVTGFNAKRATGATCDLRGVDLRSLDLRGMNADGLDMSDAYLREADLRGIDFSNTRMEGVSLRNARVSGVMFPAELSAEEIRLSVDLGTRMRYNPLLRGR is encoded by the coding sequence ATGCCGAGTTCCCGGCCCGCATTCTCGAAGGATCCGCTGTACCAGCTGCTGCGCTCGGACGACGTCACGGGCTTCAACGCCAAGCGCGCAACGGGCGCCACCTGTGACCTGCGTGGCGTCGACCTGCGGTCGCTGGACCTGCGCGGGATGAACGCCGACGGGCTCGACATGTCGGACGCCTACCTGCGGGAAGCCGACCTGCGCGGCATCGACTTCTCGAACACCCGCATGGAGGGCGTCAGCCTGCGGAACGCCCGCGTTTCCGGCGTCATGTTCCCTGCCGAGCTTTCCGCCGAGGAGATCCGTCTCTCGGTCGACCTCGGCACGCGCATGCGCTACAACCCGCTCCTGCGCGGCCGCTAG
- a CDS encoding glutathione peroxidase, translating into MPWPTSSAWRSGTGSRDYRRTRRQAPRRGTGIRLKNVILIFAGALVVAVGIVVIVLRGALAGGAQAATGEAPGTLWAFTPNSLEGKPAALSQWKGQVALVVNTASKCGLTPQYKGLESLYRELKDQGFVVLGFPSNDFMGQEPGTAEEIRSFCDTNYQVSFPLFAKVKVKGDGRRRPLLVADGRRPREPTWNFTKYLVGRDGKVIARFGPKTAPDDAELRAAITKALGGA; encoded by the coding sequence ATGCCGTGGCCAACTTCATCGGCGTGGCGGTCGGGCACTGGCTCAAGGGACTATAGACGGACGCGGCGGCAGGCGCCGCGCCGGGGAACGGGGATCCGCTTGAAGAACGTCATCCTGATTTTCGCGGGCGCACTCGTGGTGGCGGTCGGCATCGTCGTCATCGTCCTGCGCGGCGCGCTGGCCGGCGGCGCGCAAGCGGCGACCGGCGAGGCGCCCGGCACGCTTTGGGCCTTCACGCCGAACTCGCTGGAAGGGAAGCCTGCGGCGCTCTCCCAGTGGAAGGGGCAGGTCGCACTGGTGGTCAACACGGCCAGCAAGTGCGGGCTGACGCCGCAGTACAAGGGCCTCGAGTCGCTGTATCGCGAGTTGAAGGACCAGGGCTTCGTCGTGCTGGGCTTCCCCAGCAACGACTTCATGGGCCAGGAGCCCGGCACCGCCGAGGAGATCCGTTCGTTCTGCGACACCAACTACCAGGTCAGCTTTCCGCTGTTCGCCAAGGTGAAGGTGAAGGGCGACGGCAGGAGACGGCCTCTACTCGTGGCTGACGGGCGGCGGCCTCGAGAGCCCACCTGGAACTTCACGAAGTACCTGGTGGGCCGCGACGGCAAGGTCATCGCCCGCTTCGGGCCCAAGACCGCGCCCGACGATGCCGAGCTTCGCGCGGCGATCACGAAGGCTCTCGGCGGGGCCTAG
- a CDS encoding vitamin B12-dependent ribonucleotide reductase, which yields MESGADPEGNAVRRRPRGVAFNRHYTRDGVNPFDAVEWTLRTAVIATDKGEVLFRQDNCEIPAEWTQMAANVVVSKYFRGGLGSPDREHSVRQLVGRVANTIADWGLKDGTFVTAQDGEIFRAELTHMLVNQLVSFNSPVWFNVGVEKTPQCSACFINSVQDSMTSILDLAKTEGLLFKYGSGTGSNLSALRSSREQLSTGGQASGPVSFMRGFDAFAGVIKSGGKTRRAAKMVILNADHPDIEEFIDCKVNEEKKAWALIDSGYDGSFGGEAYNSVFFQNSNNSVRATNEFMRAVEEDGDWTMRAVTDGRPMGIVKARTLMRKIAEGTHLCGDPGVQFDTTINDWHTCPNTDRIRASNPCSEYMFLDDSACNLASLNLMKFRQADGEFDIDAFRYAVRVMITAMEIVVGNSSYPRAEIAANSHRFRPLGLGYANLGALLMNRGLPYDSDTGRDYAAALTALMCGQAYLTSAELAREMGPFDGYAENREPMLEVIRKHRAAVNGINANRVPEGLLEEAEKVWRDAYALGHDYGYRNSQVTVLAPTGTIGFMMDCDTTGVEPDIALVKYKKLVDGGMMKIINNSVPEALEKLGYDEEAVEAIIEFIAENETIEGAPGLKEEHLPVFDCAFRPANGQRSIHYMGHLRMMAAVQPFLSGAISKTVNLPPEATVDEIMTTYLEAWKMGLKAVAIYRDGSKRLQPLNTGKKKDEVVAEAPLAPPKPQRVRLPDERRAITHKFDIGGHEGYITVGLYPNGKPGEMFISMAKEGSVVSGLMDSFATSVSIMLQYGVPLKVLINKFTHARFEPSGFTSNPEIPIAKSVMDYIFRWMDLKFGEHAGDDDGTEATIPVEARAVDQAQKAMAASAGGPARITMQQPRMTIQAQTDSPPCPNCDSLTVRSGSCYKCINCGTTTGCS from the coding sequence ATGGAGTCCGGGGCGGACCCCGAAGGCAACGCCGTTCGTCGCCGTCCGCGCGGGGTGGCCTTCAACCGGCACTACACGCGCGACGGCGTCAACCCGTTCGATGCCGTCGAGTGGACGCTGCGCACGGCGGTCATCGCCACCGACAAGGGCGAGGTCCTGTTCCGGCAGGACAACTGCGAGATCCCGGCCGAGTGGACCCAGATGGCGGCCAACGTGGTCGTCTCCAAGTATTTTCGCGGCGGCCTCGGCAGCCCCGACCGCGAGCATTCGGTGCGCCAGCTCGTGGGCCGCGTGGCCAACACCATCGCCGACTGGGGCCTGAAGGACGGCACGTTCGTCACGGCGCAGGACGGCGAGATCTTCCGCGCCGAGCTGACCCACATGCTGGTCAACCAGCTGGTGTCGTTCAACTCGCCGGTGTGGTTCAACGTCGGCGTCGAGAAGACGCCGCAGTGTTCGGCCTGCTTCATCAATTCCGTGCAGGACTCGATGACGAGCATCCTCGACCTGGCCAAGACCGAGGGCCTGCTGTTCAAGTACGGCTCGGGCACCGGCAGCAACCTGTCGGCGCTGCGTTCCAGCCGTGAGCAGCTGTCGACCGGCGGCCAGGCCAGCGGCCCGGTCTCGTTCATGCGCGGCTTCGACGCCTTTGCCGGCGTCATCAAGAGCGGCGGCAAGACGCGCCGCGCCGCGAAGATGGTCATCCTCAACGCCGACCATCCCGACATCGAGGAGTTCATCGACTGCAAGGTGAACGAGGAGAAGAAGGCCTGGGCGCTGATCGACTCCGGCTACGACGGATCGTTCGGCGGCGAGGCCTACAACTCGGTGTTCTTCCAGAACAGCAACAACTCCGTCCGCGCCACGAACGAGTTCATGCGCGCGGTGGAGGAGGACGGTGACTGGACGATGCGCGCGGTCACCGACGGCCGCCCGATGGGCATCGTCAAGGCCCGCACCCTGATGCGGAAGATCGCCGAGGGTACCCACCTGTGCGGCGACCCGGGCGTGCAGTTCGACACGACGATCAACGACTGGCACACCTGCCCCAACACCGACCGCATCCGGGCGTCGAACCCGTGCAGCGAGTACATGTTCCTCGACGACTCGGCCTGCAACCTGGCCTCGCTGAACCTGATGAAGTTCCGCCAGGCCGACGGCGAGTTCGACATCGACGCGTTCCGCTATGCGGTGCGCGTGATGATCACGGCCATGGAGATCGTCGTCGGCAACAGCAGCTACCCGCGCGCCGAGATCGCCGCCAACAGCCACCGCTTCCGGCCGCTGGGCCTCGGTTACGCCAACCTGGGCGCGCTGCTGATGAACCGCGGGCTGCCCTACGACAGCGACACCGGTCGCGACTACGCGGCGGCCCTCACCGCGCTCATGTGCGGCCAGGCCTACCTGACGTCGGCCGAGCTGGCCCGCGAGATGGGCCCGTTCGACGGCTACGCCGAGAACCGCGAGCCCATGCTCGAGGTCATCCGCAAGCACCGCGCGGCGGTCAACGGCATCAACGCCAATCGCGTGCCCGAAGGCCTGCTGGAAGAGGCCGAGAAGGTGTGGCGCGACGCCTACGCCCTGGGCCACGACTACGGCTACCGCAACAGCCAGGTCACGGTGTTGGCGCCGACCGGCACGATCGGCTTCATGATGGACTGCGACACCACCGGCGTCGAACCCGACATCGCCCTGGTGAAGTACAAGAAGCTGGTCGACGGCGGCATGATGAAGATCATCAACAACTCGGTGCCCGAGGCGCTCGAGAAGCTGGGCTATGACGAGGAGGCCGTCGAGGCCATCATCGAGTTCATCGCCGAGAACGAGACGATCGAGGGCGCGCCGGGCCTGAAGGAAGAGCACCTGCCGGTCTTCGACTGCGCGTTCCGGCCCGCGAACGGCCAGCGCTCGATCCACTACATGGGGCACCTGCGCATGATGGCCGCCGTGCAGCCGTTCCTGTCGGGCGCCATCAGCAAGACCGTCAACCTGCCGCCCGAGGCGACCGTCGACGAGATCATGACCACGTACCTCGAGGCCTGGAAGATGGGGCTCAAGGCGGTGGCCATCTATCGCGACGGCAGCAAGCGCCTGCAGCCGCTGAACACGGGCAAGAAGAAGGACGAGGTCGTGGCCGAGGCGCCGCTGGCCCCGCCCAAGCCCCAGCGCGTGCGGCTGCCGGACGAGCGGCGCGCCATCACGCACAAGTTCGACATCGGCGGGCACGAGGGCTACATCACCGTCGGCCTGTACCCGAACGGCAAGCCGGGCGAGATGTTCATCTCGATGGCCAAGGAAGGCTCCGTGGTCAGCGGCCTGATGGACAGCTTCGCCACCAGCGTGTCGATCATGCTGCAGTACGGCGTGCCGCTGAAGGTGCTCATCAACAAGTTCACCCACGCGCGCTTCGAGCCGAGCGGCTTCACCAGCAACCCGGAGATCCCCATCGCCAAATCGGTGATGGACTACATCTTCCGCTGGATGGACCTGAAGTTCGGCGAGCACGCCGGCGATGACGACGGCACCGAGGCGACCATTCCGGTCGAGGCCCGCGCCGTCGACCAGGCGCAGAAGGCCATGGCTGCGTCGGCGGGCGGCCCTGCGCGCATCACCATGCAGCAGCCGCGCATGACGATCCAGGCGCAGACCGACAGCCCGCCGTGCCCGAATTGCGATTCGCTGACCGTGCGCAGCGGCTCCTGCTACAAGTGCATCAACTGCGGGACGACCACCGGCTGCTCCTAG